A single Runella rosea DNA region contains:
- a CDS encoding tyrosine-type recombinase/integrase — MKLQQISRRVEVTPSVGSAVLTVSQLINYFEASLKKPNNYPRIARTYVEYCLNNHFGMDAVSLNFYAAGKKGNLVSPVRKFLKFYVEQGQPQVVLDPPTASKISPAANELILGYLNDATHLRGDQSRENYTKALNAFFEYIEIETKSGRSASFSSRTIGQYVNFLRTKNLSAFTINFYLSVIKQLTVWVIKNRSRLGLSAEQLEDLHEISGIRGLRIERGFYKDSLSENERTALLASIENPTDRAIVALLGIEGLRTVEVCRLQVGDVDLERGQLWVLGKGKHTKKVIKLFEACAEALRLYSIHIGDQATKNTPLFPELKTAQIRYRVDKYLKALGLKRPKISAHSLRHTVGQLLIEKGIEPIHVQRHLRHELFETTQFYIKKQTEKEYLNKMPD, encoded by the coding sequence ATGAAGCTTCAACAAATTTCGCGCAGGGTAGAAGTGACACCCTCAGTGGGTTCGGCGGTGTTAACCGTTAGTCAATTGATTAATTATTTTGAGGCCTCTTTAAAAAAGCCAAACAACTACCCACGTATTGCCCGTACCTATGTTGAGTATTGCCTAAACAATCACTTTGGCATGGATGCCGTCAGCCTCAATTTCTACGCTGCCGGAAAAAAAGGGAATCTCGTTTCGCCCGTGCGTAAGTTTTTGAAGTTTTATGTAGAACAAGGTCAGCCGCAAGTTGTCTTAGATCCACCCACCGCGAGCAAAATTTCGCCCGCCGCCAATGAACTGATTCTGGGTTATCTCAACGATGCTACCCATTTGCGCGGCGACCAAAGTCGGGAAAACTATACCAAAGCCCTAAACGCTTTTTTTGAATACATCGAAATAGAAACGAAGTCTGGTCGGTCCGCCTCATTTTCCAGTCGGACCATTGGACAATACGTTAACTTTTTGCGTACAAAAAACCTATCTGCTTTTACCATCAATTTTTATTTATCGGTGATTAAACAATTGACGGTTTGGGTCATCAAAAACCGCTCTCGCTTGGGGTTATCGGCGGAACAATTGGAAGACTTGCACGAAATTTCGGGTATCCGTGGGTTGAGAATTGAACGTGGTTTTTATAAAGACAGTTTGAGCGAAAACGAGCGGACGGCTTTGCTCGCGTCCATTGAAAACCCCACCGACCGTGCCATTGTAGCGTTGCTTGGTATCGAAGGCCTCCGCACGGTTGAGGTATGTAGGTTGCAGGTGGGGGATGTTGATTTGGAGCGCGGACAGTTGTGGGTATTGGGAAAAGGAAAACACACCAAAAAAGTAATTAAACTCTTTGAAGCCTGTGCTGAAGCGTTGCGCTTGTATAGTATACATATAGGTGATCAAGCCACCAAAAACACCCCGCTTTTTCCAGAGTTAAAAACTGCACAAATTCGCTATCGGGTTGATAAATACCTAAAAGCATTGGGACTAAAACGACCAAAAATTTCAGCCCATAGTTTGCGTCATACGGTGGGACAATTGTTGATTGAAAAAGGAATTGAACCGATTCATGTTCAGCGGCATTTAAGGCACGAGCTGTTTGAAACCACTCAGTTTTACATTAAAAAACAAACGGAGAAAGAGTACCTAAACAAAATGCCTGACTAG
- a CDS encoding sugar phosphate isomerase/epimerase family protein, producing MTNRRSFLKNAMGTIALASPAAASFGASQTNAQANEDLFKLGIAGYSFVHFKLDQALEMMKKVDVHYLCIKDFHLPFNSTAEQIVTFHETLKKSGVTGYAVGPIYMKTTQEIDNGFDYARRVGVKLIVGVPNEDLLPYIDKKVKEYDMRYAIHIHGPDIKLWPNASSVIDAVKNLDPRIGLCFDMGHDMRFGDDPIADLEKYNKRIFDIHLKNVTAASKEGKTCELGRGVIDVPAFVAMLRKVKYDGCCSLEYEKDMKDPLAGIAESVGYFKGVCEASKKGKRKV from the coding sequence ATGACCAACCGTAGATCATTCCTTAAAAATGCCATGGGGACCATCGCATTGGCGAGCCCCGCAGCGGCTTCCTTTGGTGCATCCCAAACCAACGCTCAGGCCAACGAAGACCTGTTTAAATTGGGAATTGCCGGCTACAGTTTCGTGCATTTCAAGCTGGACCAAGCCCTCGAAATGATGAAAAAAGTGGACGTACACTACCTGTGTATCAAAGATTTCCATTTGCCTTTTAATAGTACAGCTGAGCAAATCGTTACGTTTCACGAAACCCTAAAAAAATCAGGGGTAACGGGCTATGCCGTGGGTCCAATTTATATGAAAACAACGCAAGAAATCGACAATGGCTTCGATTATGCGCGGCGTGTTGGGGTAAAACTCATCGTTGGGGTTCCCAATGAAGACCTTTTGCCTTACATTGACAAGAAAGTGAAAGAGTATGACATGCGTTACGCAATTCACATTCACGGCCCAGATATTAAACTTTGGCCTAATGCCTCGTCGGTGATTGATGCTGTTAAAAATCTTGACCCGCGCATCGGTCTTTGTTTTGACATGGGCCACGACATGCGCTTTGGTGATGATCCTATTGCAGATTTAGAAAAATACAACAAACGGATTTTTGATATTCACCTTAAAAACGTAACCGCCGCTTCAAAAGAGGGAAAAACCTGCGAATTAGGCCGTGGAGTGATTGATGTTCCTGCGTTTGTGGCCATGCTTCGTAAGGTAAAATACGACGGATGTTGCAGCTTGGAATACGAAAAAGACATGAAAGACCCCTTGGCGGGCATTGCCGAGTCGGTAGGGTATTTCAAAGGGGTTTGTGAAGCCTCCAAAAAAGGCAAACGCAAAGTGTAG
- a CDS encoding Gfo/Idh/MocA family protein, with product MENSRREFIKKAALSTAGLTFGGLANGMSAKSYAKIIGANDRINLAILGLGRRLGAYYEPIGLKSSNVELIYLCDVMKKQRESAAQKFSKHITYAPKLENDFRKIYADKQVDAIINATPDHWHAPGTWMAVQAGKHVYVEKPCSHNPREGEILAECQKKYGKVIQMGNQQRSSLESIDIINQIHNGAIGTAYKAVAFYAASRGEVPVPKKAPVPDGLDWELFQGPAPRREYTHDTWDYNWHWYGWDYGTAESGNNATHELDVARWALQVEFPEFVMVEAAKRSFLDDGWTMYDTMDAMFRFPGNKVIKWDGKSRNGHKTYGSDRGTVIYGSNGSVYVDRDGYKLFNRDGKVIKDSKSTGSEAGTALGGGGDMTTRHVVNFFDAVRGKAKQASPIDEGAKSTLLCHLANIAYRTNKSFEVDPQNGHIRDRDAMKLWGREYEKGWEPKI from the coding sequence ATGGAAAATTCGAGAAGAGAATTTATAAAAAAAGCCGCATTGAGCACCGCTGGCCTAACCTTTGGCGGGTTGGCAAACGGCATGTCGGCCAAAAGTTACGCTAAAATCATCGGAGCCAACGACCGCATCAACCTGGCCATTTTGGGCTTGGGGCGCCGCTTAGGGGCGTATTATGAGCCTATTGGCCTTAAAAGCAGCAATGTAGAGTTGATTTATTTGTGCGATGTCATGAAAAAACAGCGCGAATCAGCGGCCCAAAAGTTTTCAAAGCACATTACTTATGCGCCAAAATTAGAAAACGATTTCCGTAAAATATACGCTGATAAACAAGTAGATGCCATCATAAACGCAACTCCTGACCACTGGCACGCACCTGGTACGTGGATGGCCGTGCAGGCGGGGAAACACGTTTATGTCGAAAAACCTTGTAGCCATAATCCTCGTGAAGGTGAAATTTTGGCAGAATGCCAGAAAAAATACGGTAAAGTGATTCAAATGGGCAATCAGCAACGTTCGTCGTTGGAGTCGATTGACATTATTAACCAAATCCATAACGGTGCTATCGGAACGGCCTACAAAGCCGTGGCTTTCTACGCTGCCTCACGCGGGGAGGTTCCTGTTCCTAAAAAAGCCCCCGTTCCTGATGGTTTGGATTGGGAGTTGTTTCAGGGGCCCGCTCCCCGCAGAGAATACACCCACGATACTTGGGATTATAACTGGCACTGGTACGGTTGGGATTACGGTACTGCCGAAAGCGGCAACAACGCCACCCACGAATTGGACGTGGCGCGTTGGGCTTTGCAGGTAGAATTTCCCGAATTTGTAATGGTTGAAGCCGCCAAACGCTCTTTCTTGGACGATGGTTGGACCATGTACGATACAATGGATGCCATGTTCCGTTTTCCTGGAAATAAGGTAATTAAGTGGGATGGTAAAAGCCGAAACGGTCATAAAACCTACGGCAGCGACCGGGGAACGGTTATCTATGGCAGTAACGGAAGCGTATACGTTGACCGCGACGGCTATAAATTATTTAATCGAGACGGCAAAGTAATCAAAGACAGTAAGTCGACTGGCTCGGAAGCAGGCACTGCCCTGGGCGGGGGCGGCGACATGACCACTCGCCACGTGGTCAATTTCTTTGACGCTGTACGGGGCAAGGCAAAACAAGCCTCACCCATCGACGAAGGGGCTAAAAGTACCCTACTTTGTCACCTAGCCAACATTGCTTATCGTACCAATAAGTCTTTCGAAGTTGACCCTCAAAACGGCCATATCCGCGACCGCGACGCCATGAAACTGTGGGGACGTGAGTACGAAAAAGGTTGGGAACCAAAGATTTAA
- the araD1 gene encoding AraD1 family protein, whose translation MRLIQFIDSDNQPRVGIVKDDKIQILSAINSVYELFHDAAKNNLSLEERATALAGEQYLEYETLVKTNKLLPPLTHPDPYHTWISGTGLTHLGSASSRNAMHDKTNVAQLTDSMKIFNMGVENGKMQAGIPASQPEWFFKGNGLMAVNPGQDLMSPAFAMDGGEEPEMVGLYIVDAQGTPQRIGFAVGNEFSDHKMERINYLYLAHSKLRNCSYGPELLLGNLPESVKGTSRIIRDDNVLWEKEFLTGEAHMSHNLANLEHHHFKHKLFRQPGDVHVHFFGTSVLSFADAIETQEGDVFEIMAEGFGKPLRNRLTIEK comes from the coding sequence ATGCGACTAATTCAGTTTATAGATTCGGATAACCAACCCCGCGTGGGCATTGTCAAAGATGACAAAATTCAAATTTTGTCGGCGATAAACTCTGTTTATGAATTATTTCATGATGCTGCTAAAAACAATCTAAGTCTGGAAGAGAGAGCTACAGCGTTGGCTGGTGAACAGTATCTTGAATACGAAACTTTAGTAAAGACAAATAAACTTCTACCGCCTTTAACCCATCCCGACCCGTATCATACGTGGATTTCAGGCACGGGATTGACGCACTTAGGCAGTGCCTCCTCTCGCAACGCGATGCACGATAAAACCAACGTGGCCCAGCTTACCGATTCGATGAAAATATTCAACATGGGAGTGGAAAACGGGAAAATGCAAGCGGGTATTCCTGCCTCCCAACCCGAATGGTTTTTCAAAGGAAATGGCTTGATGGCGGTTAATCCGGGGCAGGATTTAATGTCGCCCGCGTTTGCAATGGACGGTGGCGAAGAACCTGAAATGGTGGGTTTGTACATTGTGGATGCGCAGGGGACTCCGCAGCGTATCGGATTTGCCGTAGGAAACGAGTTTTCAGACCACAAAATGGAGCGTATCAACTACCTTTATTTGGCCCATTCCAAACTACGAAATTGCTCCTACGGGCCAGAGCTGTTGTTAGGCAACCTTCCCGAATCCGTCAAGGGAACCAGTCGCATTATTCGTGATGATAATGTACTTTGGGAAAAGGAATTTTTGACGGGCGAGGCACACATGAGCCATAATTTGGCCAATTTGGAACACCATCACTTTAAACACAAATTGTTTAGACAGCCGGGAGATGTGCATGTTCACTTTTTCGGAACGTCGGTATTAAGCTTTGCTGATGCCATCGAAACCCAAGAAGGTGATGTTTTCGAAATAATGGCAGAAGGTTTTGGGAAGCCTTTACGCAACCGATTGACTATCGAAAAATAA
- a CDS encoding SRPBCC family protein: protein MKINPNAPVKQAKQIMIYATPEKVWAVLTDINHWVNWNDRITQAQASQTPRVGVRFDWKVNGAKIKSVLHSVEINKSFGWSGTTFGGSAIHNWYLSAQNGGTLVNVEESMEGWLVYLFKNKMNKDLEKDMQFWLEMLKKECEK, encoded by the coding sequence ATGAAAATCAACCCAAATGCCCCCGTCAAACAAGCAAAACAGATTATGATTTATGCCACACCCGAAAAGGTATGGGCCGTATTGACCGACATCAATCATTGGGTAAACTGGAACGACAGAATTACCCAAGCGCAGGCATCTCAAACTCCGCGCGTAGGCGTTCGGTTTGATTGGAAGGTAAACGGGGCAAAAATAAAATCAGTGCTTCACTCCGTTGAAATCAATAAAAGCTTTGGATGGAGCGGGACCACCTTTGGCGGTTCGGCCATTCATAATTGGTATTTATCCGCCCAAAATGGTGGAACACTGGTGAATGTTGAAGAAAGTATGGAAGGTTGGCTGGTGTATTTATTTAAGAACAAAATGAACAAAGACCTTGAAAAGGATATGCAATTTTGGCTAGAAATGCTGAAAAAAGAATGTGAAAAATAG
- a CDS encoding Crp/Fnr family transcriptional regulator translates to MESAFEKYIQSYFGIPPETVAEIVSYFQPMTLGKGEYFLKEGAKCDKMGFVQSGIMREYLIEEQGREVTKWISTSGYFVVDIAAFLFRFPARWNLQALSDCELLVIHQNDYAQIGQKVPQWPELEKLFIARCFTILEQRIVTHLSLTSEERYELFFTHHRELFNLVPLQYLASMLGMTPETFSRIRNKLAKRTS, encoded by the coding sequence ATGGAAAGCGCTTTTGAAAAATACATTCAGTCTTATTTTGGAATCCCACCCGAAACGGTGGCGGAAATCGTCTCTTATTTTCAGCCAATGACTTTAGGGAAAGGGGAATATTTTCTGAAAGAAGGGGCAAAATGCGATAAAATGGGTTTTGTGCAATCGGGCATCATGCGCGAATACCTCATCGAAGAGCAGGGCCGAGAAGTGACCAAATGGATTTCTACCTCAGGGTATTTTGTCGTTGATATTGCCGCTTTTTTGTTTCGTTTTCCCGCCCGTTGGAATCTTCAAGCCCTTTCAGACTGTGAATTATTGGTCATTCACCAGAATGATTACGCCCAAATCGGTCAAAAAGTACCCCAATGGCCCGAATTGGAGAAACTGTTTATTGCCCGTTGCTTTACGATTCTGGAGCAACGCATCGTAACGCACCTGTCTTTGACGAGCGAAGAGCGTTACGAACTTTTTTTTACCCATCATCGGGAGTTGTTCAACTTGGTACCGTTGCAGTATTTGGCTTCTATGCTCGGCATGACCCCCGAAACTTTCAGCCGAATCAGAAATAAATTGGCCAAACGCACTTCTTGA
- a CDS encoding fasciclin domain-containing protein translates to MKTTLRSNTLKIYLAAAVLALSFTACNDDDDAPSTPALGNIAGVASADPQFSTLVGALSKAELVTTLQGTGPFTVFAPNNAAFTKAGITSLDGLTKEALTPILTTHVLSGNVKAADVKSGTVKTVNTNNDIYLSKNADGVFINGNIKVIATDVSASNGVIHVIDNVIVPPTQSLVQVAQGNSNFSELVSLVLAADPAVATALASASANGLTVFAPTNAAFTELYKTTPKSALLDPANKTLLTNVLLYHVVPGRVFSTDLPNVSGEVSTANPAGKVTFNLSGGAKVVGKTSGASNITAANILATNGVVHVIDKVLLP, encoded by the coding sequence ATGAAAACTACCCTCAGAAGTAACACCCTCAAAATCTATCTCGCGGCGGCAGTGCTGGCGCTCTCATTTACGGCTTGCAACGATGACGACGACGCTCCGTCAACCCCTGCGCTTGGTAATATTGCTGGCGTAGCCTCGGCCGACCCGCAGTTCTCCACCCTTGTCGGGGCCTTATCAAAGGCAGAATTGGTGACTACTTTGCAGGGGACAGGCCCATTTACGGTTTTTGCGCCAAATAACGCCGCTTTTACCAAAGCGGGGATCACCAGTCTGGACGGTTTGACTAAAGAAGCACTCACGCCCATCTTGACGACCCACGTGCTAAGTGGCAATGTAAAAGCCGCTGATGTAAAAAGCGGAACGGTAAAAACCGTAAATACAAACAACGACATTTATCTCTCAAAGAATGCCGACGGTGTGTTTATCAATGGCAACATCAAAGTGATTGCTACCGATGTAAGCGCCTCCAACGGAGTAATCCACGTGATTGACAACGTAATTGTACCTCCTACGCAATCGTTGGTGCAAGTAGCACAGGGCAACAGCAATTTTTCGGAGTTGGTATCGCTTGTTTTGGCCGCTGACCCCGCAGTTGCAACCGCTCTTGCTTCAGCTTCGGCCAATGGTCTGACGGTTTTTGCGCCAACCAACGCCGCATTTACCGAACTGTACAAGACCACTCCTAAATCAGCTTTATTGGATCCCGCCAATAAAACCCTTTTGACCAATGTATTGCTCTACCACGTGGTACCAGGTCGCGTTTTCTCAACCGATTTGCCAAACGTTTCAGGTGAGGTTTCTACCGCCAACCCTGCGGGTAAAGTTACGTTTAACCTTTCTGGTGGCGCGAAAGTGGTGGGAAAAACCAGCGGTGCTTCCAACATTACAGCGGCAAACATTCTGGCCACCAACGGAGTTGTCCATGTGATTGACAAGGTGTTGCTACCCTAA